In Acidobacteriota bacterium, the following are encoded in one genomic region:
- the secG gene encoding preprotein translocase subunit SecG: MTVLLVILYVLVCLFLIMVVLLQQGKGADLAGAFGGGGSQTSFGPRGSTNIMHRMTTGAFVLFVVLCLTLTILSGKRRTSVMEEIAPAALPEASQPTENALEKAITEENAGGAMMSDTPTAPEDSAKDDGGGEPKAPGEDG; this comes from the coding sequence GTGACTGTTTTACTCGTTATTCTCTACGTTTTGGTCTGCCTGTTCCTGATCATGGTGGTCCTTTTGCAGCAGGGCAAGGGCGCCGATCTCGCCGGTGCGTTCGGCGGCGGCGGCAGCCAGACCTCGTTCGGCCCTCGCGGCTCGACCAACATCATGCACCGTATGACCACCGGGGCTTTCGTGCTCTTCGTGGTCCTGTGCCTGACGCTGACCATCCTGTCCGGCAAACGGCGCACCTCGGTGATGGAGGAGATTGCGCCGGCAGCGCTTCCGGAGGCCTCGCAACCGACAGAAAACGCTCTCGAAAAGGCGATTACCGAGGAGAACGCAGGGGGCGCGATGATGAGCGACACGCCCACCGCACCCGAGGACAGCGCAAAGGACGACGGCGGTGGCGAGCCGAAGGCACCGGGGGAGGACGGCTGA
- the tpiA gene encoding triose-phosphate isomerase — protein sequence MRRPLIAGNWKMHKTVVETTEYLEALLAENLPETIDIVCCPSFVSLPSAVMIATGSSVGIGAQNVHWESQGAFTAEIAPSMLTEIGVDWVVVGHSERRTLFAETDETALDRARAAQAAGLKVIYCIGESLAERDAGETFAVLERQTSALGALDPNHLVLAYEPVWAIGTGRNATPAQAQEAHAFLRVRMASVFSGEAAAELRILYGGSLKPANAEELLPLADVDGGLIGGASLDVSSFSAIIRAAAVCAAGDDS from the coding sequence ATGCGGAGACCGCTGATCGCCGGTAACTGGAAGATGCACAAGACGGTGGTTGAAACCACCGAGTATCTCGAGGCCCTTCTCGCCGAGAATCTGCCGGAAACCATAGACATCGTCTGTTGCCCGTCTTTCGTTTCGCTGCCCTCGGCGGTCATGATTGCAACCGGCTCCTCGGTGGGTATCGGTGCGCAGAACGTCCACTGGGAATCTCAAGGAGCATTCACGGCAGAGATTGCTCCGTCGATGCTGACCGAAATCGGCGTTGACTGGGTGGTTGTCGGGCACTCCGAGCGGCGGACCCTTTTCGCAGAGACTGACGAAACCGCCCTCGATCGCGCGCGGGCAGCTCAGGCCGCCGGGCTTAAGGTGATCTACTGCATCGGCGAATCGCTCGCCGAACGCGACGCGGGCGAGACCTTTGCCGTGCTCGAGCGGCAGACGAGTGCCCTCGGTGCTCTCGACCCCAACCACCTTGTGCTTGCCTACGAGCCGGTGTGGGCGATCGGAACGGGTCGCAACGCAACTCCCGCGCAGGCACAGGAGGCGCATGCCTTTCTTCGCGTGCGGATGGCATCGGTCTTCTCCGGCGAGGCCGCCGCGGAGCTCCGGATTCTCTACGGCGGGAGTCTCAAACCTGCCAACGCGGAGGAGCTGCTACCGCTGGCGGACGTCGATGGCGGCCTCATTGGCGGCGCAAGCCTTGACGTGAGTTCATTTTCCGCTATCATCCGCGCTGCAGCGGTCTGCGCTGCGGGAGACGACTCGTGA
- a CDS encoding phosphoglycerate kinase, which yields MALPSLVDLEDLRGGRVLARLDLNVPVHDGAVLDDTRIVAALPTLRWLLDRAEVVAACSHLGKAKGEPDPAYSLAPVAQALAAALDRPVHFIPDCLDGAPDLDPGSLLLLENLRFHPGEKGNDPQFAARLSEPYDFYVNDAFGTAHRAHASVEAAARRYGSGRKAAGFLMGREVAALSRVVDDPEQPFIAVVGGAKVSTKTAPLEALLGRVRALLIGGGMANTFLLAKGFEVGRSLVEEEMIDTAVTVLEGAEERGVDLLLPTDVVVADAIKDPGRVEVVSSDCIPAELMVVDIGPESRARYGEFLAEARTIFWNGPMGVFEVPEYAAGTLAVAEALAASPAFSVVGGGESVMAVRRAGVIEEIDHVSTGGGASLQFITGEDLPALVALES from the coding sequence ATGGCCCTGCCGTCCCTGGTTGATCTCGAGGATTTGCGGGGTGGGCGGGTGCTCGCCCGTCTCGACCTCAACGTTCCGGTGCACGACGGTGCGGTCCTCGATGACACGCGAATCGTGGCCGCCCTGCCAACTCTGCGGTGGCTGCTGGATCGGGCAGAGGTGGTGGCCGCCTGTTCCCATCTCGGCAAGGCGAAGGGAGAACCCGACCCGGCGTATTCGCTCGCGCCGGTCGCGCAGGCTTTGGCGGCTGCCCTCGATCGGCCGGTGCACTTCATACCGGACTGCCTCGACGGTGCGCCCGACCTCGACCCGGGGTCACTGCTGCTGTTGGAAAACCTTCGTTTCCACCCGGGTGAAAAGGGCAACGATCCCCAGTTCGCCGCTCGTCTCTCCGAGCCGTACGATTTCTACGTAAACGACGCCTTCGGCACCGCGCACCGCGCTCACGCATCGGTCGAGGCGGCAGCCCGGCGCTACGGTAGTGGGCGCAAGGCGGCCGGTTTTCTCATGGGGCGTGAGGTCGCGGCTCTGAGCAGGGTGGTTGATGACCCCGAACAGCCCTTCATCGCGGTTGTCGGCGGTGCCAAGGTTTCGACCAAGACTGCGCCCCTCGAGGCCCTCCTCGGGAGGGTCCGCGCCCTTCTGATCGGCGGCGGCATGGCCAACACCTTTCTGCTCGCCAAGGGTTTCGAGGTCGGCCGGTCTCTGGTCGAGGAGGAGATGATCGACACGGCAGTCACCGTTCTCGAAGGAGCCGAGGAGCGCGGTGTCGACCTGCTGCTGCCGACGGATGTCGTTGTCGCTGATGCAATCAAGGACCCGGGACGCGTGGAGGTGGTTTCGAGCGATTGTATTCCGGCCGAACTGATGGTGGTCGACATCGGGCCCGAATCGCGCGCTCGATACGGGGAGTTCCTGGCTGAAGCGAGGACGATTTTCTGGAACGGTCCGATGGGGGTCTTTGAGGTTCCCGAATACGCCGCCGGTACGCTAGCGGTCGCCGAAGCCCTGGCGGCAAGTCCGGCATTCTCAGTCGTCGGTGGTGGGGAGTCGGTAATGGCGGTCCGACGCGCCGGCGTGATCGAAGAGATTGATCACGTATCGACCGGGGGCGGCGCATCGCTCCAGTTCATCACCGGTGAGGACCTGCCGGCGCTCGTGGCGCTGGAAAGCTGA
- the gap gene encoding type I glyceraldehyde-3-phosphate dehydrogenase produces the protein MSTKVAINGFGRIGRLLARHLKARDGFDLVAINDLTSPDMLGYLFGHDSVHGPYKGTIEVDGSDIVIDGDRMRVFAEREPGKLPWSEFGVDYVFEATGRFRSRELASAHLEAGAKRVIITAPGQDVDETFVMGVNSALYDPAKHYVISNASCTTNCLAPVAKVLDETVGIEHGWLTTTHAYTLDQSLLDTMHPKDMRRARAAAINIIPSSTGAAKAIGLVYPALAGKLHGAAMRVPVADGSVCDLTFVASRESSVDELTAAFVEAANGGLKGILRATDQPLVSTDIIGETHSSVVDLALISQIAPTFFRVVSWYDNENAYALRCVDLLDYMVGKE, from the coding sequence ATGAGCACCAAGGTCGCAATCAATGGTTTCGGACGCATCGGCCGGCTTCTGGCCCGCCACCTCAAGGCTCGCGACGGCTTCGATCTGGTCGCCATCAACGACCTCACATCGCCGGATATGCTCGGTTATCTCTTCGGCCACGACTCTGTTCACGGCCCTTACAAGGGCACGATCGAGGTCGATGGATCCGACATCGTGATCGATGGCGATCGCATGCGAGTTTTCGCCGAACGCGAGCCTGGCAAGCTGCCGTGGAGCGAATTCGGCGTCGATTATGTCTTCGAGGCGACCGGCCGTTTCCGCAGTCGTGAACTGGCGTCAGCCCACCTCGAGGCGGGTGCCAAACGGGTCATCATCACCGCCCCGGGCCAGGATGTGGACGAAACTTTTGTCATGGGTGTCAACTCGGCGCTTTACGATCCAGCCAAGCACTACGTAATCTCCAATGCTTCATGCACCACCAACTGCCTGGCGCCGGTCGCCAAGGTGCTCGACGAGACCGTCGGCATCGAACACGGCTGGCTCACCACCACGCATGCCTACACTCTCGACCAGAGCCTCCTCGACACCATGCATCCCAAGGACATGCGCCGCGCTCGCGCTGCCGCGATCAATATCATTCCTTCCTCGACCGGCGCCGCCAAGGCGATCGGTCTCGTCTACCCGGCGCTCGCTGGCAAGCTGCACGGTGCCGCCATGCGGGTGCCGGTGGCCGACGGTTCCGTCTGCGACCTGACCTTCGTTGCAAGTCGTGAGTCGTCAGTTGATGAGCTCACCGCGGCGTTCGTCGAGGCCGCAAATGGCGGCCTGAAAGGCATCCTCCGCGCAACCGACCAACCGCTGGTCTCCACCGACATCATCGGTGAAACACACTCTTCGGTGGTCGATCTCGCACTCATTTCCCAGATCGCCCCGACCTTCTTCCGGGTGGTGAGCTGGTACGACAACGAGAACGCCTACGCCCTGCGTTGTGTCGATCTGCTCGACTACATGGTCGGCAAGGAGTAG